A genomic window from Anopheles ziemanni chromosome X, idAnoZiCoDA_A2_x.2, whole genome shotgun sequence includes:
- the LOC131290871 gene encoding intraflagellar transport protein 140 homolog, with protein MTLYFDTKVQFLDSEAISTVSSWHAVEPIFAVASYSNERGGSVTIFDDTGIPLRDVTFPVHPTSQATVLTWHPERKILLTGWENGEIHAWFEGKRDFATVNGPHKSPIMLLEFSEKGGRVITADAMGVLTGWRFDGQSQFLTMFNHDLRDPLLHITFRRSIQSASSKELTNLARAAVAGDEAALDQLTSWRPRTAVRNLAHASLQDNYCFYACTQAGILYYISQTGTCTEIVRGDSIPITQILWHPKQDSIVILMEDITIGHYEVDASGQITELDRVKLAGKVSGSKSAITWVAGCALAILTGDLSVRIWDIETNDNYVLAMELPTASGEDGSGRLPASAMEVFTCVAYCRDTHTLSAGTSQGNLYTWRRMSGAYGRVFASAHEAGWQLTNVTPVRGTIKSLTWGTTDTNRPCMMVNCLSNVFILKEQALLARHTRTVWATQRKSNELLLRHASGRETVLRTDSSIIHLALNELHIVVTNGRSVGVYRIQQPLLHGNTVGDTLSSSVSTARSVAMSEAGDGGADEHDPNALLATFVCSFAVDCVSIYLYEQNIVALGVEQVKIFSLSGVILHEIIFNDNEGKPIGVDLLGPFLTIFTLNGFIKLYDVSRHEIKLLLPPKCAYDMFESFGEIIHAKTNATGTHVALTIANEQLVPDGRLHLWNLETHVLSPCEFRSPSPETGAGQCLPVGFYWDTDDARLLACETKPLPKQQQQQQQTLSGVRASQPVSQIHVMFVDAQRSELKQLEVVEASGGGIGGESPSGEQQLIGLCVPHLVVLKRNEIVRLPLRDFKGLEACDLATRGMVLNFSLNVAQENMDQAFSCIRSLRSDTVWMNLARLCVQTGRLDVARVCLGHLRRARSVRALRRAMEDDTLEQEARVAVLAIELDMVSEAEALYKRCGRYDLLNKLYQASGRFDEALEVAEHFDRVHLRNTYHRYAEWLKENGKTQKAIQYYERTSSLMHNISQLLIDDPVALKKYMQQTTDPELLRWWAQYVESSGDMEGAFKIYQRSEDWFAQVRILCFIGQVGRADEIARTSGDRAACYHLGRYYENSGKFAEAIGFYTRAQTYGNAVRICKENDLQDDLWTVACTARARDKASAAAYFEEAGDYRRAVELYHRAGMLHKAVEMAFKSQQPESLQVIASELDAASDPELVARCADFFVGIEQPYKAVQLLANTRQLQAALAVCAEHRVPLTESLAEALTPAKEADGLAEGERVAILLRLGEILQEQGDYHSATKKFTQAGDKVRAMKSLLKSGDTDKIIFFAGMSRHKEVYVMAANYLQALNWQNDAKILKHIVTFYTKGQAYSQLANFYANCAQAEIDEFRDYDKALNALQEAAKCLARSVPPSAPAVLDTLHQAMAEVRRVIELQDATERREYANVIKLIKVRLEDPQQPAEPQPPVRIWDLLTLLVECLVATGQHPEALHYVRELAQRKPDWYHQELLDKAVLDRLVAETGVNLEPYVNVAKAKRPATATISSMSDDEEIQEEFE; from the exons ATGACGCTTTATTTCGACACCAAAGTACAGTTTTTGGACAGCGAGGCAATCAGCACGGTCAGCTCATGGCACGCCGTGGAACCGATCTTTGCGGTGGCATCGTACAGCAATGAGCGTGGCGGTTCGGTGACTATCTTCGACGACACG GGCATTCCGCTGCGCGATGTAACGTTTCCGGTGCACCCGACCTCGCAAGCCACCGTGCTCACCTGGCACCCGGAGCGAAAGATTCTGCTGACCGGCTGGGAGAACGGGGAAATCCACGCGTGGTTCGAGGGCAAGCGGGACTTTGCGACGGTGAACGGGCCGCACAAGTCGCCGATCATGCTGCTGGAGTTCAGCGAGAAGGGCGGCCGTGTCATAACGGCGGACGCGATGGGTGTGCTGACCGGTTGGCGGTTCGACGGACAGTCGCAGTTCCTCACCATGTTCAACCACGATCTGCGCGATCCCCTGCTGCACATTACCTTCCGCCGGTCGATCCAGAGCGCCAGCAGCAAGGAGCTTACCAACTTGGCGAG GGCCGCCGTTGCAGGCGATGAAGCTGCGCTCGATCAGCTGACAAGTTGGCGACCGCGGACGGCCGTACGCAACCTGGCGCATGCCAGCCTGCAGGACAACTATTGCTTCTACGCGTGCACGCAGGCGGGCATACTGTACTACATCAGCCAAACCGGCACCTGCACGGAGATTGTGCGAGGCGATAGCATTCCCATCACGCAGATACTGTGGCATCCGAAGCA AGACTCGATAGTGATTCTGATGGAGGACATCACGATCGGACACTACGAGGTGGACGCGAGTGGCCAGATTACCGAGCTCGACCGGGTGAAGCTGGCGGGCAAGGTGTCGGGCTCGAAGAGCGCCATCACGTGGGTGGCAGGCTGCGCGCTGGCCATTCTCACCGGCGACCTCTCCGTGCGCATCTGGGACATCGAGACGAACGACAACTACGTGCTGGCGATGGAGCTGCCTACGGCGAGCGGCGAGGACGGCAGCGGCCGACTGCCCGCGTCCGCCATGGAGGTGTTCACCTGCGTGGCCTACTGCCGGGATACGCACACGCTCAGTGCCGGCACCAGCCAGGGCAATCTGTACACCTGGCGGAGGATGAGCGGCGCTTACGGGCGCGTGTTCGCCAGCGCTCACGAGGCCGGTTGGCAGCTGACGAACGTGACGCCCGTCCGCGGCACAATCAAGAGTCTCACCTGGGGTACGACCGACACGAACCGACCGTGCATGATGGTCAACTGCCTGTCCAACGTGTTCATCCTCAAGGAGCAGGCGCTGCTGGCACGCCACACCCGCACCGTCTGGGCGACGCAGCGCAAATCCAACGAGCTGCTGCTCCGGCACGCCAGCGGCCGCGAGACGGTACTGCGCACGGACAGTTCCATCATCCACCTGGCGCTCAACGAGCTGCACATCGTGGTCACGAACGGTCGCTCGGTCGGCGTGTACCGTATCCAGCAGCCGTTACTGCACGGAAACACGGTCGGTGACACGCTCAGCAGCAGTGTCTCAACTGCACGCTCCGTGGCGATGTCCGAAGCAGGCGATGGAGGTGCCGACGAGCACGACCCGAACGCACTGCTAGCCACATTCGTGTGCAGCTTCGCGGTCGACTGCGTGTCCATCTACCTGTACGAGCAGAACATTGTCGCACTGGGAGTGGAGCAGGTCAAGATCTTCTCACTCAGCGGCGTGATCCTGCACGAAATCATTTTCAACGACAACGAAG GCAAACCGATCGGCGTTGATCTGCTCGGGCCGTTTCTGACGATCTTCACGCTGAACGGCTTCATCAAGCTGTACGACGTGTCGCGGCACGAGAtcaagctgctgctgccgcccaAGTGCGCGTACGACATGTTCGAGAGCTTCGGCGAGATCATCCACGCCAAGACGAACGCGACCGGCACGCACGTGGCGCTGACGATCGCCAACGAGCAGCTGGTGCCGGACGGGCGGCTTCACCTGTGGAACCTCGAGACGCACGTGCTCAGCCCGTGCGAGTTTCGCTCGCCCTCACCC GAGACGGGTGCGGGGCAGTGTCTGCCGGTTGGCTTCTACTGGGACACGGACGATGCGCGGCTGCTGGCGTGCGAAACGAAACCCTTGCctaagcagcagcagcagcaacagcagacgCTTTCAGGTGTACGTGCTTCACAGCCCGTGTCGCAGATACATGTGATGTTCGTGGACGCGCAGCGTTCGGAGTTGAAACAGCTGGAGGTGGTAGAGGCGAGTGGCGGAGGGATCGGTGGAGAAAGCCCTTCGGGAGAGCAGCAGCTGATTGGTCTGTGCGTACCGCACCTGGTGGTGCTGAAGAGGAACGAGATCGTGCGCCTGCCGTTGCGCGACTTCAAAGGGCTGGAAGCGTGCGACCTGGCCACCCGGGGTATGGTGCTGAACTTTAGCCTGAACGTGGCGCAGGAGAACATGGACCAGGCGTTCAGCTGCAtacgctcgctgcgctcggaCACGGTGTGGATGAACCTGGCCCGGCTGTGCGTGCAAACGGGGCGGCTGGATGTGGCGCGGGTTTGTTTGGGGCATCTGCGGCGGGCGCGGTCGGTGCGTGCGCTGCGCCGGGCGATGGAGGACGACACGCTCGAGCAGGAGGCCCGGGTGGCCGTGCTGGCGATCGAGCTGGACATGGTGAGCGAGGCGGAGGCGCTGTACAAGCGGTGCGGCCGGTACGATCTGCTGAACAAGCTGTACCAGGCGTCGGGCCGCTTCGACGAGGCGCTCGAGGTGGCGGAACACTTCGACCGGGTGCACCTGCGCAACACCTACCACCGGTACGCCGAATGGCTGAAGGAGAACGGCAAGACGCAGAAGGCGATCCAGTACTACGAGCGCACGAGCAGCCTGATGCACAACATCAGCCAGCTGCTGATCGACGATCCGGTCGCGCTGAAGAAGTACATGCAGCAGACGACCGACCCGGAGCTGCTGCGCTGGTGGGCGCAGTACGTCGAGAGCAGCGGCGACATGGAGGGCGCGTTCAAGATCTACCAGCGCTCGGAGGACTGGTTCGCGCAGGTGCGCATCCTCTGCTTCATCGGGCAGGTGGGGCGGGCGGACGAGATCGCGCGCACCAGCGGCGACCGGGCGGCCTGCTACCATCTCGGCCGCTACTACGAGAACAGCGGCAAGTTCGCGGAGGCGATCGGCTTCTACACGCGCGCCCAAACCTACGGCAACGCGGTACGCATCTGCAAGGAGAACGACCTGCAGGACGACCTCTGGACGGTGGCGTGTACGGCGCGCGCCCGCGACAAGGCGTCGGCGGCGGCGTACTTCGAGGAGGCCGGCGACTATCGGCGCGCCGTGGAGCTGTACCACCGCGCCGGCATGCTGCATAAGGCGGTCGAGATGGCGTTCAAGTCGCAGCAGCCCGAATCGCTGCAG GTGATCGCGTCCGAGCTGGATGCCGCCTCCGATCCGGAGCTGGTGGCACGCTGTGCCGACTTCTTCGTCGGCATCGAGCAGCCGTACAAGGCGGTGCAGCTGCTCGCCAACACCCGTCAGCTGCAGGCGGCCCTGGCGGTGTGTGCCGAGCACCGCGTCCCGCTCACGGAGTCGCTGGCCGAGGCACTAACGCCGGCCAAGGAGGCGGACGGGCTGGCGGAGGGTGAGCGGGTCGCAATCCTGCTCCGGCTCGGCGAGATCCTGCAGGAGCAGGGCGACTACCACTCGGCGACGAAGAAGTTCACCCAGGCCGGCGACAAGGTGCGCGCGATGAAGAGCCTGCTGAAGTCGGGCGACACCGACAAGATCATCTTTTTCGCCGGCATGTCGCGCCACAAGGAGGTGTACGTGATGGCGGCCAACTACCTGCAGGCGCTCAACTGGCAGAACGACGCCAAGATCCTCAAGCACATCGTCACGTTCTACACCAAGGGGCAGGCGTACAGCCAGCTGGCGAACTTCTACGCCAACTGCGCCCAGGCCGAGATCGACGAGTTCCGCGACTACGACAAGGCGCTGAACGCGCTGCAGGAGGCGGCCAAGTGTCTCGCCCGCTCGGTCCCTCCCTCCGCGCCGGCCGTCCTCGACACGCTGCACCAGGCGATGGCGGAGGTGCGCCGCGTCATCGAGCTGCAGGACGCCACCGAGCGGCGCGAGTACGCCAACGTCATCAAGCTGATCAAGGTGCGGCTGGAGGATCCGCAGCAGCCCGCCGAACCGCAGCCGCCGGTGCGCATCTGGGACCTGCTGACGCTGCTCGTCGAGTGTCTGGTCGCGACCGGGCAGCACCCGGAGGCGCTCCACTACGTGCGGGAGCTCGCCCAGCGCAAACCGGACTGGTACCATCAGGAGCTGCTCGACAAGGCGGTGCTCGATCGGCTCGTCGCCGAAACCGGCGTCAACCTCGAGCCGTACGTCAACGTGGCGAAGGCGAAGCGACCGGCAACGGCCACCATCTCCAGCATGAGCGATGACGAGGAAATTCAGGAGGAGTTCGAGTAG